In Bythopirellula goksoeyrii, a single window of DNA contains:
- a CDS encoding amidohydrolase family protein — protein sequence MRTKHLSRTDLHNKVIDVHSHVGVGIGGFLSEEYPYAQTAESLYYRQLVGQVDVNVVFPLLPDLSFDLAKLRQGKKVLSKEPLSSPPYVIENRMLMREVFDYCPEHSERFLPFISVDPGRYVAEQLTSLNELEEQYPIYGIKIHPVGCLSHASELLKDGEPLLDFAQQRDIPILFHATTLPNDEYSQASDLLQIAASRPRIRFCLAHCLIFNREMLDAANEAANVWVDTAAIKIQVDLVVQCIADGMISRDSLVVSDYSNHCDVMRTLCEIYPDMILWGTDSPAYTYFCRRQQGDDVFQEFALKGRYEDEVAALSALPAELRQKVSNGNTLNFLFGGAA from the coding sequence ATGCGTACTAAACATCTAAGCCGTACGGATCTTCACAACAAGGTCATTGATGTCCATTCCCATGTTGGAGTGGGTATCGGTGGGTTTCTCAGCGAAGAATATCCCTACGCTCAAACGGCAGAGAGCCTCTACTACCGACAACTTGTTGGTCAAGTGGACGTCAACGTGGTGTTTCCCTTGTTGCCAGATCTCAGTTTCGATCTAGCAAAGCTGAGACAGGGTAAAAAAGTGCTTTCAAAGGAACCCCTTTCTTCGCCTCCTTACGTGATCGAAAATCGCATGCTGATGCGAGAAGTGTTTGATTATTGCCCTGAACATTCTGAGCGTTTTCTGCCTTTTATTTCCGTCGATCCTGGAAGATACGTTGCTGAACAGCTCACTTCACTCAACGAACTCGAAGAACAGTATCCTATCTACGGCATCAAGATTCATCCTGTAGGTTGTTTGTCGCACGCCTCGGAATTATTGAAAGACGGAGAGCCGTTGCTCGACTTTGCCCAGCAGCGTGATATTCCTATCTTGTTCCATGCGACGACGTTGCCGAACGATGAATATTCCCAAGCTTCAGATCTGCTGCAGATTGCAGCGAGTCGACCTAGAATTCGTTTTTGCCTGGCACACTGCTTGATCTTTAATCGAGAAATGCTTGACGCGGCAAATGAGGCAGCCAATGTGTGGGTTGATACAGCGGCCATCAAGATTCAAGTCGATTTAGTCGTCCAATGTATAGCTGACGGAATGATTTCAAGAGATTCTCTAGTGGTTTCCGATTACTCAAACCATTGTGATGTGATGAGAACCCTATGTGAGATTTATCCCGACATGATTCTTTGGGGTACGGATTCTCCTGCTTACACTTATTTTTGCAGGCGGCAACAAGGCGATGACGTCTTTCAAGAGTTTGCCCTTAAAGGTCGGTATGAAGACGAAGTGGCTGCACTGAGTGCATTGCCTGCGGAATTGCGACAAAAAGTCTCCAATGGAAATACTTTAAACTTCCTATTTGGCGGTGCGGCATAA
- a CDS encoding sugar phosphate isomerase family, translated as MDNHFDYELSQYLEFRDKDVCRRVRQITRQEITNSSADKLKIRVIEHETAFHFSYVMNIVAGIKRALDEGRKKYVLILPAPNPNYAFVAKMLNDLNIPCHHVHTFNMDEYADEEGRTAPKDWKGGFQYWMYHDLFDRIRPDLRMPEDQIHFPNTSNVNDYSTMLEDMGGADVCYGGIGWCGHIAFFEPHLGREFVGDIDGYLDQGSRIVDLHPITVCQNCLYADAGSAGDWSWVPPKAATIGPRDLKNSKLVSFWNGFGAGESVWQRFITRLAAFGPVTPLVPASILQMIDSELVLSGSVAADCSTETSERRIEIEI; from the coding sequence ATGGATAATCACTTTGATTATGAGTTATCACAATATCTGGAGTTTCGAGATAAGGATGTATGTCGTCGAGTTCGTCAGATCACTCGTCAAGAAATAACAAACTCCTCTGCGGATAAACTCAAAATCCGAGTGATAGAGCACGAGACTGCGTTTCATTTCAGCTATGTGATGAACATTGTGGCAGGAATCAAGCGTGCCCTGGACGAAGGGCGCAAGAAATATGTTTTAATCTTGCCGGCGCCAAATCCGAACTATGCATTTGTCGCCAAGATGCTCAACGATCTGAACATCCCTTGCCATCATGTTCACACATTTAATATGGATGAATACGCTGATGAGGAAGGCAGGACGGCCCCAAAGGACTGGAAAGGTGGCTTTCAATACTGGATGTATCACGATCTATTCGATCGCATTCGTCCAGATCTGCGGATGCCTGAAGACCAAATTCACTTCCCCAATACTTCTAATGTCAATGACTATAGCACAATGCTAGAGGATATGGGGGGAGCCGACGTCTGTTATGGAGGAATCGGTTGGTGTGGGCACATTGCTTTCTTTGAGCCCCATCTGGGGCGCGAATTTGTCGGTGATATTGACGGTTACCTTGACCAGGGATCGCGCATCGTAGACTTACACCCGATCACAGTATGCCAAAACTGCCTTTACGCCGACGCTGGAAGCGCCGGAGATTGGTCCTGGGTTCCACCTAAAGCGGCCACAATTGGGCCTCGCGACCTAAAGAATTCAAAACTCGTCAGTTTTTGGAATGGCTTTGGCGCTGGTGAGTCGGTGTGGCAACGGTTTATTACGCGGCTCGCTGCCTTCGGCCCTGTGACTCCCCTCGTACCGGCTAGCATTTTGCAGATGATCGATAGCGAACTGGTGCTTTCAGGATCCGTGGCTGCAGACTGTAGCACCGAGACGAGTGAAAGGCGTATAGAGATCGAGATATGA